One part of the Salinimonas iocasae genome encodes these proteins:
- the gltX gene encoding glutamate--tRNA ligase, with protein sequence MSVVTRFAPSPTGYLHVGGARTALYSWLYAKSQGGEFVLRIEDTDIERSTEQAKQAILDGMQWLGLSWDKGPYLQTERFDRYKELVQKLLNEGKAYKCFMSAEELDKIREEQKARGEKPRYPGTWRERTDHPEGESFVVRFKNPQEGKVVINDHIRGKIEISNTELDDLIIQRSDGTPTYNFCVVVDDWDMGITHVVRGEDHINNTPRQINILEALGAPVPEYAHVSMILGDDGKKLSKRHGAVSVMQYRDDGFLPQAVINYLVRLGWAHGDQEIFTLDEMIEHFSLDAIGQSASAFNTEKLIWLNQHYMKSLPASEVASHAKWHFNEQGIALAKGPALEAVIAIQADRVKTLKEMAQISRYFYEDFSEFDEKAAKKHLRPVAKEPLETVKDKLMAVEDWNPETIQQAINDTAEMLEIGMGKVGMPLRVATTGSGNSPSLDVTLNLISKEKVGQRIDKALTFIANRENS encoded by the coding sequence ATGTCGGTCGTAACCAGATTTGCGCCAAGCCCCACCGGATATCTTCATGTGGGTGGAGCCCGGACAGCACTTTATTCATGGCTTTATGCAAAAAGTCAGGGGGGAGAATTTGTTCTGCGTATCGAAGATACGGATATAGAACGTTCTACTGAACAGGCAAAGCAGGCAATCTTGGATGGTATGCAATGGCTTGGGTTGTCCTGGGATAAAGGTCCCTATCTGCAGACTGAGCGCTTTGATCGTTACAAAGAGCTGGTGCAAAAACTGTTGAATGAAGGGAAGGCCTATAAGTGCTTTATGAGCGCTGAAGAGCTGGACAAAATTCGTGAAGAACAAAAAGCTCGCGGTGAAAAGCCCCGCTATCCAGGCACGTGGAGAGAGCGTACTGACCACCCTGAAGGTGAATCTTTCGTGGTTCGTTTCAAAAACCCTCAGGAAGGTAAAGTGGTCATTAATGATCATATTCGCGGAAAAATAGAGATCAGTAATACAGAATTAGATGATCTTATCATTCAACGTAGCGATGGTACGCCTACCTATAACTTCTGTGTTGTTGTAGATGATTGGGATATGGGGATTACTCACGTAGTGCGTGGTGAAGACCATATCAATAATACGCCGCGTCAGATCAATATTCTGGAAGCACTGGGGGCACCGGTCCCTGAGTATGCTCATGTGTCTATGATTCTGGGAGACGATGGCAAAAAGCTTTCTAAACGCCATGGTGCTGTCAGTGTAATGCAATATCGTGATGATGGCTTTCTGCCTCAGGCTGTGATCAACTATCTGGTTCGCCTTGGCTGGGCGCATGGCGATCAGGAGATATTCACGCTGGATGAGATGATTGAGCACTTCAGTTTGGATGCTATTGGTCAGTCAGCTTCAGCATTTAATACTGAAAAACTGATTTGGCTAAATCAGCATTATATGAAGTCGCTGCCTGCCAGCGAAGTTGCTTCACATGCTAAATGGCATTTTAATGAACAGGGCATTGCTCTGGCGAAAGGACCCGCTCTTGAAGCTGTTATTGCTATTCAGGCGGACCGCGTAAAAACGTTGAAGGAAATGGCACAGATAAGCCGTTACTTTTACGAAGACTTCTCAGAGTTTGACGAAAAGGCTGCAAAAAAACATCTTCGTCCAGTGGCAAAAGAGCCATTAGAGACGGTCAAAGATAAATTAATGGCGGTTGAAGACTGGAACCCTGAAACTATCCAACAAGCCATTAACGATACTGCAGAGATGCTTGAAATCGGAATGGGGAAAGTTGGTATGCCGCTGCGCGTAGCGACTACCGGTAGCGGTAATTCTCCTTCTCTGGATGTAACTTTGAATTTGATTTCTAAGGAAAAAGTTGGCCAGAGAATAGACAAAGCGCTTACTTTTATAGCAAACAGAGAGAATTCATAA
- a CDS encoding response regulator — protein MDRMASQRVLIITQTQRHVRMLNALLSDLHLPAADIALNQRAANEFLSSNAYTLIICICQSGASNPIFNTCLRLKEENLIPPTVALLMISDKADAEIVNAILDIQPDDFLIHPFAHNEGVERLSRLLHRKQTLQPVYQSVASGLYTQALKDIESLLAEKLPQDIYPLALKLKGELLARSGNLERAKTFYESILSLQSFTWARTGLIGCLIEMEAFPDAEKQILSLTLHPSTAILAYDLLTLLQLRLKDYDSAFEATTLACELSPNNVSRHRNAVYISRLSKDFEGTVNAAQNLLECSQRNDQQDPQYYLLCARACIDLAMTTDATQTKALIERSRHLTRQVEEQFATDVDNEDLIVIRARLYYLQDEVSNARELLNNLEVSCWPAQSDESLIDKAKALHEIGLRQHALKILTFLEKRKNGDKSNDVVNAYIAQQKHDKEQIEFPPRALNNQAVAAFREQQFSEALSILQQAFRLMPKNPAIALNLLQATLHQLSHNANAATVSWVMLKKWIAECQTAIENSPLSEEQQTRYQRLQVAMSATLSQ, from the coding sequence ATGGATAGAATGGCCAGTCAGCGTGTATTGATTATCACTCAAACCCAGCGTCATGTGCGGATGCTTAACGCGCTATTGTCTGACTTACACCTTCCTGCTGCTGATATCGCTTTAAATCAGCGGGCGGCCAATGAGTTTCTAAGCTCCAATGCATACACCCTGATTATTTGCATTTGCCAGTCAGGTGCTTCAAATCCAATTTTTAATACCTGCCTGAGACTTAAAGAGGAAAATCTTATCCCGCCAACTGTGGCGCTTTTGATGATTTCTGATAAAGCAGACGCAGAAATAGTTAACGCCATTCTGGATATCCAGCCCGATGACTTTTTAATACACCCGTTTGCACATAATGAAGGCGTTGAGCGTCTCAGCCGATTGCTACACCGAAAGCAGACGTTACAACCCGTCTACCAGTCCGTAGCATCAGGCCTCTATACCCAGGCTTTGAAAGATATTGAAAGTTTGCTTGCTGAAAAATTGCCTCAGGATATTTATCCGCTGGCTTTAAAACTGAAAGGCGAGCTCCTTGCCAGAAGTGGTAATCTCGAGAGAGCCAAAACATTTTACGAGTCGATACTTTCGCTGCAAAGCTTCACCTGGGCGCGTACGGGGTTAATTGGTTGTTTGATTGAAATGGAAGCGTTCCCGGATGCTGAGAAGCAAATTTTATCGCTGACACTACACCCTTCTACTGCGATACTTGCATATGATCTTCTGACACTATTGCAACTGCGTTTGAAAGACTACGACAGCGCGTTTGAAGCGACTACGCTGGCCTGTGAGCTTTCCCCTAACAATGTCTCCCGTCATCGCAACGCTGTCTATATTTCCCGGTTATCCAAAGATTTTGAGGGCACAGTGAACGCAGCCCAAAACCTGCTTGAGTGCAGTCAGCGCAACGATCAGCAAGATCCTCAGTATTATCTGCTATGTGCCCGCGCCTGTATCGATTTGGCGATGACGACCGACGCTACGCAGACTAAAGCACTGATTGAACGAAGCCGGCATCTAACGAGACAGGTAGAAGAGCAATTCGCAACAGATGTGGACAACGAAGATCTCATTGTTATCCGCGCGCGGCTGTATTACTTACAGGATGAGGTCAGTAACGCGCGGGAGCTTTTGAATAATCTTGAGGTATCGTGCTGGCCGGCACAATCCGATGAATCTTTAATTGATAAAGCAAAAGCACTGCACGAGATTGGTTTACGGCAACACGCACTTAAAATACTGACGTTCTTAGAAAAGCGAAAAAATGGCGATAAAAGTAATGATGTTGTTAACGCTTATATTGCGCAACAGAAGCACGACAAAGAACAAATTGAATTTCCACCCCGCGCTTTGAATAATCAGGCCGTAGCTGCCTTCAGGGAGCAGCAGTTTTCAGAAGCGCTTTCGATACTTCAGCAAGCCTTCAGACTGATGCCAAAGAACCCTGCCATCGCGCTGAACCTGCTTCAGGCTACTTTGCACCAGCTCTCACATAATGCTAATGCTGCCACGGTGTCATGGGTGATGCTTAAAAAATGGATTGCTGAGTGCCAGACTGCAATTGAGAACAGCCCACTCAGTGAAGAACAGCAGACGCGTTATCAGCGTTTACAGGTTGCGATGTCTGCAACGCTTAGCCAGTGA
- a CDS encoding GNAT family N-acetyltransferase produces the protein MEFADTERLKFSYITADEADFLWELDQDEEVMKHLNGGVKTTREEIETVFLPRLAAYANPALGWGLWKVILKDSDEPIGWILVRPYGFFTSHPEVDNIELGWRFKRAFWGKGYATEAAQGIRDGLASTGISKFSAVTLPENENSIAIMKKLGMTYSHSQFYEDSVFSEDVVVYSQCV, from the coding sequence ATGGAATTTGCTGATACCGAAAGGCTGAAGTTTTCTTATATCACCGCCGATGAAGCTGACTTTTTATGGGAGCTTGATCAGGACGAAGAAGTAATGAAGCACCTGAATGGCGGTGTTAAAACTACCCGTGAAGAAATTGAAACGGTATTTTTACCCCGTCTAGCCGCCTACGCTAATCCGGCGCTGGGGTGGGGGCTTTGGAAAGTGATTTTAAAAGATTCAGATGAGCCGATAGGCTGGATCCTTGTTCGCCCTTATGGTTTTTTTACCTCTCACCCTGAAGTTGACAATATTGAGCTTGGTTGGCGATTTAAGCGTGCTTTTTGGGGCAAAGGCTATGCCACGGAAGCCGCTCAGGGCATTCGCGATGGCCTGGCTAGTACCGGAATAAGCAAATTCTCCGCCGTTACCTTACCTGAAAACGAAAACTCTATCGCTATTATGAAAAAACTGGGTATGACCTACAGCCATAGCCAATTCTATGAAGATAGCGTATTTAGCGAAGATGTTGTGGTTTATTCGCAGTGCGTTTAA
- the moaA gene encoding GTP 3',8-cyclase MoaA, whose translation MLEDSYGRRFHYLRLSITEACNFRCQYCLPDGYDGPPNSAFLQLSEIQTLITAFAQMGTSKVRITGGEPSLRRDFSDVIYHAANTPGIRRVATTTHGARLYKDAIRWADAGLDQVNVSIDSLDPNQFASITGQDKLQQILKGIDTAVGAGIKVKINTVLLQDFNANRLTRFLNWLKDTPVTLRFIELMETGDHHDFFSRQHVSGEPIRQRLINEGWQPLLRAKDAGPAQEFFHPDYAGQIGLIMPYSKDFCKSCNRLRVAANGKLHLCLFSEQGLELRPYLSQGDVEGVKQFITESLADKKVSHFLQEGHTGATKHLAMLGG comes from the coding sequence TTGTTAGAAGATAGTTACGGTCGGCGTTTTCATTACCTCAGATTATCGATAACCGAAGCCTGTAACTTTCGTTGTCAGTACTGTCTGCCAGACGGCTACGACGGTCCGCCGAACAGTGCGTTTTTGCAGCTTAGTGAAATCCAGACACTGATTACCGCATTCGCTCAAATGGGCACTTCAAAGGTGCGTATTACAGGTGGTGAGCCCAGTTTACGTCGCGACTTCAGCGATGTGATTTACCACGCAGCTAATACACCCGGGATTCGCCGTGTTGCTACAACCACTCACGGGGCCCGTCTTTATAAGGATGCTATCCGCTGGGCTGACGCCGGACTTGATCAGGTCAATGTCAGCATTGACAGCCTGGATCCCAATCAGTTTGCTTCGATTACCGGCCAGGATAAGCTTCAGCAGATTCTTAAAGGTATTGATACCGCTGTAGGCGCGGGCATTAAGGTGAAAATCAATACAGTATTGCTGCAGGACTTTAATGCCAACCGACTCACTCGTTTCCTGAACTGGCTTAAAGATACGCCGGTTACCCTGCGCTTTATCGAGCTGATGGAAACCGGAGACCATCATGACTTCTTTTCCCGCCAGCATGTGTCTGGCGAGCCCATTCGCCAGCGCTTGATTAATGAAGGCTGGCAGCCGTTGTTACGGGCAAAAGATGCCGGACCTGCTCAGGAGTTTTTTCATCCCGACTATGCCGGCCAGATTGGACTTATCATGCCGTATAGTAAGGACTTTTGTAAAAGTTGTAATCGACTTCGAGTCGCTGCTAATGGTAAGTTACATTTGTGCCTGTTCAGCGAACAGGGCCTGGAGCTTCGTCCTTATTTATCGCAGGGGGACGTTGAAGGGGTGAAACAGTTCATTACCGAATCACTGGCGGACAAAAAAGTCTCACATTTTTTGCAGGAAGGGCATACCGGCGCGACAAAACATCTGGCTATGCTCGGAGGGTAA